The segment AGCAAACGGTTGAGTAACTATGCTCCGTGCAGTAGCTGAAGGGGTCGATTCCGGTTGGTAAACGACTTTATTGTGTACATTGCCATTTGATGCTAGGAGGGCCGGGTACCCAAGAAAGCTCTAGTTGAAGTTGAGCTTGGAGCTCGACGGAGCTTCATTCgactagtactagtacatGCGTACGGGGTACTCTGCTACCCAAGACCCCAAGTACCCTATAGCTCTCCTGCAGTACAACGTCCTTGATTTGCGAGCTTATATCGTTCCACATTTTGGCGTGCATATTTGCTTTGAATTATGTAGTAGAATATTTTTTGTCTTTGCTTTCgctttagtttttttagtaaATCCCCGCTAAACCAAATTGTACTCGAGCGGCAGCCCTGGTCGCCTCATGCAGAATTGCATGCCTCGTGCTCACGAGGTGGTATTTTGACGTCAAGCCCCACACTTCTATTCCCCGACATCCAAGTGACGGGTTATTCTCCAACATGCATATCATTGGCCCTACATTCCACCATGTCGGACTGGAAATCTTCACTTTCCGCTCTTGACAGATACAAAGTAATACAAAACCTGTAAGTACAGCCAGTATCTTCAATTCACCCAGCCGCTCATTGGTTTAGCCAAGAGACCTTATCCCCCGATAAACGCAGCGACGCCATATCCATCGAGCAAGATGCCTATCAGCACTCATCTACAAGGGTACTGCTTCAACCATGCTTCAATTTCACATCATCGTGGCTGACGATATCAGGATGAATATGATGCAATGGTTAATGCGGGTTCTCGCAAGTCAAAGGACAATTCTCCATCACCCTCAGATACAGGCATCCGTATTGGCAAATATAATAACTGCACCCTCATCGCAGACGGAGTCACGTCTGAAGTATATCGCTCAAACAACCGTGTCCTAAAAGTAATCATTCAGCACAATATTGAACCACATAACCCCCAAAGAGAAGCGTCGATTCTTCAAGAACTGCATTCTCTAACCCCAGTGCCTGAAAAGATCATCACCCTCACAGAGACGTTCCGGGACCAAGAACAGCGCTTTGTTCTTGTCTTCCCATACCTGCCCATGACGCTGGACAATCTCATCTCTTCTAAATCGATATCACTCAGTCAAGCGAGATCCATATTCAGAGATGTTCTCACCGGGCTGACATTCATGCACAAACACGCCATTGTTCATCGCGATATCAAGCCTTCGGCCGTACTGTTACAGTCCCCCTCTGGCCCATCGTACATATCTGATTTTGGGACTACCTGGCACCCCCGATTATCTAGCTATACCGAACCGCAAAATGACAAGgtcctcgacattggcacAGGAGCGTATCGCGCCCCAGAAGTATTATTCGGGAATAAGGGCTACGGCACATCGGTCGACATGTGGGCCTTGGGCGTCATGCTCGCAGAGGTTATTTCGTCGCCGCCGGTACCGCCGTTCGAATCACGTCCCGCGCACGAAGACGGCAATCAGCTTGGTCTGATACTGAGTATTTTCAAGACCATGGGCACCCCGACGCCAGAGACTTGGCCAGAAGCAAAGGGGTTCAAGGTCACTCCGTTTGAGCTTTGGACCGTATTTCCACAACGTGATTGGGCTGATATTTTGCCTGAAGTGGATGAGGAGTTTAGAAACCTTGTGAGCAGGTTGGTGTGTTTTGAGTCTGGCAGGAGAGATACCGCCGAGGAGGTATGTTAAATGCTCTCTGCGTTGACGGAGCCAGTGTgccctttctttctttctttctttctttctttcttttcttcttcttcttgtaagCTGACCCTTAAATAGGCTCTAAAGCATGTGTGTTTTACGACAAGATAATGTCTTGATGTGTAGCCTCTACACATACAAGCGCAGTTGCGCCGCAGAGCTGGTTTGCTTTAGCCAATTGACACCTTGATAGGAGGTATGCGGCACACGCTGCCAAGGACCAGTAGCTGCCGGTCTCAccaagaagaaagaaggcgTTAATTCaagtaaaataaaatggAGGGGAGCCAGTCTTGGTAGTTGTGCGACGGTCAGCATTCTCCCATCCTGACTGATACGGAATGTGGAACAAGGTATGCTGCATTTACGTATTCTCTGACAGTGGTTACCAAAATTGAGACCTGGTTCATGTAGCATCCCTATTCTTCCAAGCATAATTTATTGCACCACTACCTCTGgaaaaattataaaatatgGTAAGCCCTTGACTTTGGAACACTGAAGCCTCGAGATGATTGCTGGTCGATTTGCGCTTGGAGGCCCACAATaattttttcccttttttttttggcttccTTCGGTATGACTGTTCTGCGTGTGTGATGACAGTGATCAGCCGTCTGAATCCACCCGCCGTGACATCATTTGCTGGGCCACACCATCTGAAGCCAGCACTGAGTACCGAgtccagcacttgagctggAAGGAGGCCAGGCTGGACCTCGATCTCAATCTCAAGCCACTGCGAGCCACTTGCCGATGACAAAACGCGATGCCGCTCCAAGCTATATAGCTCGAGCTCCTACAACCTCTACTGCCGTGTCTGACAGTCTCCATGTTTCCGCaatccgcatccgcatcgCCACAAAAACTCCGTCTCTAGCCCGGGAATTTCGCTCGTCATGAAGCGCGGACCGCGGGGCTTTGGCTCGTCGACTGGCGGgggtggctttggcttcgGGGGTTCTGTGCCTGGAACTTCTCTGTCATATCTTGCGGAACCTCCATCCTTTGCCGCCGTGTCGGACCCCAATGTCATTGTGTCGCTGAAGAATGTCCTCAAGAAGGATAGTAttaccaaggccaagggcctgGAGGATCTTGTCCAAAATGCGCAATCGCATCCGTTTGAGCAGGATGGTGGGGTTGAAGAAGCTCTGCTCGACATATGGGTATGTCGGAATCCTTTGAAAGCCCAATAAGGCCAATTCGGAGAGAAAGAATTCGCCATCCTAACAATCATGTGGCAGACACAAATATACGCTCGCACTTCTGTAGACAACTCCAGGCGCGTACGGGAGCTATCCCACGCGCTGCAGTCAGAACTTTTGCGCTCGGCCCGCAAGCGCATGGAACGCCATGTGCCAAAGATTGTTGGCCCATGGCTTGCAGGACTCTATGACCGCGATCGAGTTGTGGCAAGGGCTGCTAGCGACGGACTTGCATCATTTCTTACCACACcagagaagatgaaggcgtTCTGGGTTAAATGCCAGTCGCAGATTTTAGAATTCGCCATCGAAGCTATTCGAGAAACCCAAGACACCCTCAGCGACGAGCGGTCCACGACGGTCGAAGATGCCGAGGCCAAATACTTTAGGGTTGTGACGTCAAGTttgtccttggtcttgggctTGCTTCAAAAGGTTGACGATGCAGGTGTGCAAAAATTTGCGGGAAAATATGACGAGTACTTCAGCGAAGAAGCCGTCTGGAAGAGCATTACTTTCAAAGACTCGGCAGTTAGAAAGACTGTCTGTCAGCTGTTGTTTGCGTGCCTGGATCGTCAGCTTCCCTACGGCGCGACTACCAAGGCGAAACAGGCATTTGTGACTGGAGGCTTAAAAACTAGCCAAGCAGGATCAGCGCTCGAATATGTCAGAGCCTTGACAAAACTGACGCAGAAAGATCCCTCTTTTTGGGTGTCTGGCCCAGCGGATAAAAAGCCACCCATGACACGCCTGCAATCCTTCATTTCTAAAGGTTCACAAGGCAGCCCGCCAAACTTCTGGGAAGTTCTTGATCAACTTATTGCCATTATTCCGGCGGATGCCCTTGGACTCGAGACTTCATCCAAACTGTTGGCGTCCGTGAAGGCAGGAATCACAAACCGTGAGGAGCCTCGAACAAACACCTCGTACTCATGGAAGTGTTtcgccgacattgccaaACGATCGATTGAACAACTGACTGGCGAGGATAAACTATCTTTTGTGCAGGAGCACCTGTTCCCTCTTTTCGAACAATTCCTATTGTCGACTTCTGAAACCAACGCAATACCAACTGGGCCAAatgccatgtccatcttTGTCGAACTTCACCTGGCAGTGATTCAGTCATCGCCTAATCTCGTTGATGCCTCAGCTCAAGAATGGGAACGGCTAGGCACTCTCTTATGCACCAACATCTCAGGTTCCCTACCAGAAGTGTCCAAAGAATACAGGGCTTCCCAAACAAATATCGGAGAACAAGGGCGGCGGTGGTTTGGTCTTGTTGGTGAGATATTTGCCAAATTGGGAGGCTTTAGGCCAACCCTGCCTGACCAGACTACTGGTCCTTCCAACCGAGTAATCACGCAGTGCGCCACGTTACTAGAGAGCCGAAATATGAAACC is part of the Metarhizium brunneum chromosome 4, complete sequence genome and harbors:
- the csk1 gene encoding Serine/threonine-protein kinase csk1, producing MSDWKSSLSALDRYKVIQNLQETLSPDKRSDAISIEQDAYQHSSTRDEYDAMVNAGSRKSKDNSPSPSDTGIRIGKYNNCTLIADGVTSEVYRSNNRVLKVIIQHNIEPHNPQREASILQELHSLTPVPEKIITLTETFRDQEQRFVLVFPYLPMTLDNLISSKSISLSQARSIFRDVLTGLTFMHKHAIVHRDIKPSAVLLQSPSGPSYISDFGTTWHPRLSSYTEPQNDKVLDIGTGAYRAPEVLFGNKGYGTSVDMWALGVMLAEVISSPPVPPFESRPAHEDGNQLGLILSIFKTMGTPTPETWPEAKGFKVTPFELWTVFPQRDWADILPEVDEEFRNLVSRLVCFESGRRDTAEEVC